Genomic window (Dictyoglomus thermophilum H-6-12):
TAGCTCCCTTTATTCCATGGACTTTATTCTTGCTGATACCTGCAACCCTAACTGCCTGGATTATTGGAAACACCCTTGGAGCAGTAGCTGGAAATAGGAGAGGGACATGGATTGATAATATAGTATTAAACTCTTCTCTCGTAATTAGCCAAATCCCCTATTATTGGTTAGGAATGCTTCTCATTTATTTATTCGCTGTGAAATTAAATATTTTTCCCAACCAAGGTGGATACTCTCAAGGACTAATTCCAAGTTTTTCCCTTACTTTTATTCTTGATGTACTTTATCATTACATTCTTCCATTCCTCTCCATAGTAATTGCTGCTATAGGAGGCTGGGCTATTGGAACAAGACTCCTGGTTATATATGAATTAGATGCAGACTACACTGTTTTTGCTGTAAATTTAGGTATGAGAGACCGTACTGTTTTCAAATATGTATTTAGAAATATATTGTTACCCCAGATTACTGGTTTAGCCCTTAACTTAGGTTCTGCCCTGGGTGGTGCCCTAATAACGGAGCTTATTTTTAACTATCCTGGAACAGGATACATTCTTTTTAGAGCCTTAAGTACCCTTGATTATCCATTAATTCAAGCTATTTTTGTCATCTTAATTGTGGCTATATATTTAGCCAATTTTATTGTTGATTTTGTATATGCCATTGTGGATCCAAGAATAAGATTAGGACAAGGAGAGGGAAGCTAAAATGTGGAAAGAAATGATAAGACCATTATTTAAAAGCCCCAAATTTATAGTAGGCATAACCATTTTCTTATTAATTGTTTTAATGGCTATATTAGGTCCTATTGTTTATCCCAAGGATCCTAATTCCTTTGCAGGAATGCCAGAACAACCTCCAAGCAAACAGTATCCATTAGGAACCGATACCTATGGAGGAGATCTATTAGCAAAAGTTCTAAATGGCACAAGGTCATCTCTATATATAGGATTTTTAGTTGCAATTATCTCTATGAGTATAGGACTTCTTGTGGGAACCTTTTCTGCTATAAAAGGTGGGGTTGTTGATGACCTTTTGATGGGACTTACTAATATAGTTCTAACAATACCAAGTATTCTTCTTGCTATACTTATTGCTAGTTATCTAAAAGTAAGAAGTTTAGAAGTTATCGCAATAATATTAGGAATACTTTCCTGGCCATGGTTTGCAAGGGCTATACGTGCTCAACTCATGAGCTTAATAAACCGAGAGTATGTATATCTCTCCAGACTTGCAGGATATGGAGACTTTAGAATTGCTATAGAAGACCTAATCCCTGCAATTGCAACATATACCTTCATGGCCTTTATCCTCTTTATTAACGGTGGTATATTAGGAGAGGCAGGATTAAGTCTTATTGGATTAGGACCTACAAAAGGCGTAACCTTAGGAGTAGTTCTTCAGTGGGCAGTGTTGATGGAAGCAATAAGAAGAGGACTTTGGTGGTGGTTTATTCCCCCTGGCGTCATTATAGTTGCCCTCACTTCTTCTCTATTAATAATCACTACAGCAATGGACGAAGTATTCAATCCAAAGTTAAGAGAGAGGTGATAAAAATGAAAGGAACTTTGATAATTAGCTTAGATAACGTAAAAGCTTACTATGCAAGAGGAGATGCTTATGTAAAAGCAGTAGATGGAGTTACCCTAAATGTATACAAGGGGGAAGTAGTGGGTATTGTAGGAGAAAGCGGATCAGGAAAGTCAACTCTTTCCAACGTGATGATAATGAATATTAAAAAACCCCTAACTTTTATTGATGGAAAGGTAACTTTGAACGTAGGAGCAGACTTTTTAGAATTAAATAAAATGCCAAGACAAGAACTCCAAAAAATTATTTGGGGAAGAGAAACCTCTATAGTCCCTCAATCTGCTATGAATGCCCTCATGCCTACTAAAAAGATAAGAGACTTTATATCGGATTTAGTTAAAGACCACTTCGAAAGAGCTCTAAATGAGGAAGAAATAATAGAAAGAGCAAAACAAAGATTTACTGATGTAGGAATAAGCCCTAATGACATATATAGATATCCTTTTGAACTTTCGGGAGGAATGAGACAAAGAGCTGTAATAGCCATCGCAACTCTTCTAAATCCAAGGCTTCTTATATGTGATGAGCCTACATCTGCTTTAGATGTAGCAAATCAAAAGTTAGTATTAAAAACCTTGGAACAACTTAGAAGAAGAGAAATTGTCGAATCCATTGTCTTTATAACCCACGATATCGCTACAGTAAGACAAATTGCAACCAGAATGGTGGTTATGTATGCTGGAAAAATAGTCGAAGTTAGCCCCGTAGAAGATATTATTAAAGAACCATTACATCCTTATTCAAAAGGTCTACTACTTTCAGTAGTGACCCCTGAGCCTGAGATTAAAAAACGTGGAATATCATACATCCCAGGAACTCCTCCTGACCTTGCTAATCCTCCCGTAGGATGCAGATTCCACACAAGATGTCCTTACAAGATGCCTATCTGTGAAGAACAAGAACCTCCCCTTAAGAAGGTAGATACCAATAGAGAAGTAGCATGTTTTCTATTTAATAAATGAGGTGAGAGAAGATGGCACTGTTAGAAGTTAAAAATTTAAACAAAATATATGAGGTTGGCTTATTCGTAAGAAGACAGGTTCATGCTGTAAAAAATGTAAATTTCTCTGTAGAAAGAGGAGAAATAATTTCCCTTGTGGGAGAAAGTGGCTCTGGAAAAACAACCACCGCAAAAATGATATTAAGAATTGAAAAACCAACATCAGGGGATATCATTGTAGAAGGCATAAATGTATGGAAAGACATAAAAACAGTGGAAGATAAGAAAAATTACTACAGAAAAGTGCACGCAGTATTCCAAGATCCCTTTGCAAGTTATAACCAATTTTACCCCATTGATAGAATATTACATCAAGCTCTAAGACTTATAGATGTAGATCCCCAAAATCCAAAATCAAAAGAATTAATAGAAGAGGCATTAAGGCATGTAGGATTAGAGCCTAAAAATATTCTTGGAAAGTATCCTCACCAGCTTTCTGGAGGAGAAAAACAAAGAATAATGATCGCAAGATGCTGGTTATTAAAACCATCTCTTGTTATAGCAGACGAACCTGTATCTATGATCGATGCATCAACCCGTGGTGGTATAATCAAACTCTTTGAAAATCTAAGAGATGAAGCAGGAACATCAGTCATATTTATTACCCATGATATGGGACTTGCTTATTATATTTCAAATCGAATATTCATAATGTATAAAGGAGAAATAGTAGAAACAGGAACACCTGATGAAATAATTTCTAATCCAAAGCATGATTACACTAAGAATCTTATTGGAAGTATACCGACTCTATATAAAAAGTGGGAAGATATAGGAGAACTTGAAACTCGAGTATAAAATTCCTTATAGAATAGAAAGGGGAGAGCAAACAAATTTCTCTCCCCTTTTTATTAGAATTATTAGTCAAGGAGGTAAACAAATGGAGAAGGATATTAAAAAGCTTATATCTCAAATGACTCTTGAAGAAAAAGCAAGTCTCTGCTCTGGACTTGACTTTTGGCATACAAAACCCATTGAAAGGCTTGGCATACCATCCATAAGAATGTCGGATGGTCCCCATGGACTTAGAAAAGAAGAAACTATGTTCAGCAAAACAGTACCTGCAACATGTTTCCCTACTGCAGTGACAATAGCTGCTTCTTGGGATAAGTTGCTTGCTGAAAAGATGGGAAAAGCCATAGGTGAAGAGTGTCAGGCTGAG
Coding sequences:
- a CDS encoding ABC transporter permease codes for the protein MPKTAMKPFLKYIGRRLFFLILTYFVAITIIFILPRAIPGNPLAVLLQRIAVQGASNPETISNVQKTMMEEFGFNKPLHVQYLSFLGRLFRGDLGTSIHYYPKKCIDVLAPFIPWTLFLLIPATLTAWIIGNTLGAVAGNRRGTWIDNIVLNSSLVISQIPYYWLGMLLIYLFAVKLNIFPNQGGYSQGLIPSFSLTFILDVLYHYILPFLSIVIAAIGGWAIGTRLLVIYELDADYTVFAVNLGMRDRTVFKYVFRNILLPQITGLALNLGSALGGALITELIFNYPGTGYILFRALSTLDYPLIQAIFVILIVAIYLANFIVDFVYAIVDPRIRLGQGEGS
- a CDS encoding ABC transporter permease produces the protein MWKEMIRPLFKSPKFIVGITIFLLIVLMAILGPIVYPKDPNSFAGMPEQPPSKQYPLGTDTYGGDLLAKVLNGTRSSLYIGFLVAIISMSIGLLVGTFSAIKGGVVDDLLMGLTNIVLTIPSILLAILIASYLKVRSLEVIAIILGILSWPWFARAIRAQLMSLINREYVYLSRLAGYGDFRIAIEDLIPAIATYTFMAFILFINGGILGEAGLSLIGLGPTKGVTLGVVLQWAVLMEAIRRGLWWWFIPPGVIIVALTSSLLIITTAMDEVFNPKLRER
- a CDS encoding ABC transporter ATP-binding protein, producing the protein MKGTLIISLDNVKAYYARGDAYVKAVDGVTLNVYKGEVVGIVGESGSGKSTLSNVMIMNIKKPLTFIDGKVTLNVGADFLELNKMPRQELQKIIWGRETSIVPQSAMNALMPTKKIRDFISDLVKDHFERALNEEEIIERAKQRFTDVGISPNDIYRYPFELSGGMRQRAVIAIATLLNPRLLICDEPTSALDVANQKLVLKTLEQLRRREIVESIVFITHDIATVRQIATRMVVMYAGKIVEVSPVEDIIKEPLHPYSKGLLLSVVTPEPEIKKRGISYIPGTPPDLANPPVGCRFHTRCPYKMPICEEQEPPLKKVDTNREVACFLFNK
- a CDS encoding ABC transporter ATP-binding protein, whose translation is MALLEVKNLNKIYEVGLFVRRQVHAVKNVNFSVERGEIISLVGESGSGKTTTAKMILRIEKPTSGDIIVEGINVWKDIKTVEDKKNYYRKVHAVFQDPFASYNQFYPIDRILHQALRLIDVDPQNPKSKELIEEALRHVGLEPKNILGKYPHQLSGGEKQRIMIARCWLLKPSLVIADEPVSMIDASTRGGIIKLFENLRDEAGTSVIFITHDMGLAYYISNRIFIMYKGEIVETGTPDEIISNPKHDYTKNLIGSIPTLYKKWEDIGELETRV